The proteins below are encoded in one region of Salmo salar chromosome ssa02, Ssal_v3.1, whole genome shotgun sequence:
- the LOC106580622 gene encoding uncharacterized protein isoform X1: protein MTSVAEWLVQNRGKIEKGVEIMGQASAVLAATVGQLHPVLEAVFVASSEILSNPEGQDARYLTEQFSMVNQKLEGIQAEIDQIALELQRTSLNKQNFDREAQMLSQYEKFQDFVNAKPKFKEKKMEKFLSHYENTDADLNLDALYNAVTGDNTSGDPMLETVVSTEQRSRRAVEEFCARLKKLFVVGIIAVMGYASLKEGVVGDEMVKKWQERMEDVENRMKAAVDDCTENFADQAKLDMEHHLQEKPGSVDLDFTKSLLDTLIKKYDWVSWSIRVFNDKERIFFFNWLAGKKYHGSRGGANYFDVLTKNNIKVVISFSVQPKPINKGQIQQEIEGQKLKGNMMNVAQVLSRSLPNCLVHAVSHYKEVVESNNFQEDCYYYGKHKKAYLCVHPE, encoded by the coding sequence ATGACCAGTGTGGCAGAATGGCTTGTGCAGAACAGGGGCAAGATCGAGAAGGGGGTGGAGATCATGGGACAGGCCTCCGCAGTCCTGGCAGCCACTGTGGGCCAGCTCCATCCCGTCCTTGAGGCCGTGTTCGTAGCCTCCTCTGAGATCCTCAGCAACCCGGAAGGGCAGGACGCCCGCTACCTGACTGAGCAGTTCAGCATGGTCAACCAGAAACTGGAAGGCATCCAGGCTGAGATCGACCAAATCGCCCTGGAGCTGCAGAGGACCTCCTTGAATAAGCAGAACTTTGACCGTGAGGCACAAATGCTCAGCCAGTACGAAAAGTTCCAGGACTTTGTCAACGCCAAGCCCAAGTTCAAAGAGAAGAAGATGGAGAAGTTCCTCAGCCATTATGAGAACACGGACGCGGACTTGAACCTGGACGCGCTCTATAATGCTGTTACCGGGGACAATACCTCAGGTGACCCCATGCTGGAGACAGTGGTTTCCACAGAACAAAGGAGTAGAAGGGCGGTAGAAGAGTTCTGCGCCAGGCTTAAGAAGCTCTTTGTGGTGGGCATCATTGCTGTCATGGGTTATGCCAGCCTCAAGGAAGGGGTTGTGGGGGATGAGATGGTGAAGAAGTGGCAGGAGCGTATGGAAGATGTTGAGAACCGCATGAAAGCAGCGGTGGACGATTGCACTGAAAACTTTGCCGATCAGGCGAAACTGGACATGGAACACCATCTTCAGGAGAAACCTGGCAGTGTTGACCTAGACTTCACCAAATCCCTATTAGACACCCTTATTAAGAAATATGACTGGGTGAGCTGGTCTATCAGGGTCTTCAATGACAAGGAGCGCATTTTCTTTTTCAACTGGCTAGCTGGAAAGAAGTACCATGGAAGTAGAGGAGGAGCTAATTACTTTGATGTGTTGACCAAGAACAACATCAAAGTGGTGATCTCTTTCAGTGTTCAGCCTAAGCCTATCAACAAGGGTCAGATCCAGCAAGAGATTGAGGGGCAGAAACTGAAGGGGAACATGATGAATGTGGCTCAGGTCCTCAGCAGAAGTCTCCCCAACTGCTTGGTGCATGCTGTCAGCCACTATAAGGAGGTGGTGGAGTCCAACAACTTCCAAGAGGATTGTTATTACTATGGAAAACACAAAAAAGCTTACCTATGCGTTCATCCTGAGTAG